One window from the genome of Thermus islandicus DSM 21543 encodes:
- the thrB gene encoding homoserine kinase gives MEPLPRLYVPATLANLGSGFDALGVALDLYLEVEAAPAPEDTFLYEGEGHVEGTDNLIHEGYRAGMRALGLAPTPLRVQAFNPIPLARGMGSSSAALVAGVALADRLSGGRLGRDGVFRVAAGVEGHPDNVAPAVYGGFVAALSHPPLAIPLPRPEGVRFVLAVPPYEVPTPLAREALPRKVPLEDAVFNLARSALWPAALATARLEALKEACRDRLHQPHRAHLMPGALEAIEGALEAGALAAFVGGAGPTVAALVREGREEAVLEALASYGGEGRRLVLNIGEGYLWKET, from the coding sequence GAGCCCCTTCCCCGTCTCTACGTCCCCGCCACCCTGGCCAACCTGGGCTCGGGCTTTGACGCCTTGGGCGTGGCCCTGGACCTCTACCTCGAGGTGGAGGCCGCCCCCGCCCCGGAGGACACCTTTCTCTACGAAGGAGAGGGCCACGTGGAGGGGACGGACAACCTGATCCACGAGGGGTACCGGGCAGGGATGCGGGCCCTGGGGCTTGCGCCCACCCCCCTAAGGGTCCAGGCCTTCAACCCCATCCCCTTGGCCCGAGGGATGGGGAGCTCCTCCGCCGCCCTGGTGGCGGGGGTGGCCCTGGCGGACCGCCTCTCCGGGGGAAGGCTCGGGCGGGACGGCGTCTTCCGGGTGGCGGCAGGGGTGGAGGGCCACCCGGACAACGTGGCCCCGGCCGTCTACGGGGGCTTCGTGGCCGCCCTGAGCCATCCCCCCTTGGCCATCCCCCTGCCTAGGCCCGAAGGGGTGCGCTTCGTCCTGGCCGTGCCCCCCTACGAGGTCCCCACCCCCCTGGCCCGGGAGGCCCTGCCCCGGAAGGTGCCCCTGGAGGACGCCGTCTTCAACCTGGCCCGGAGCGCCCTCTGGCCCGCGGCCCTCGCTACGGCAAGGCTCGAGGCCCTAAAGGAGGCCTGCCGCGACCGCCTCCACCAGCCCCACCGGGCCCACCTCATGCCCGGGGCCCTGGAGGCCATAGAGGGGGCCCTGGAGGCGGGCGCCCTGGCGGCCTTCGTGGGGGGGGCGGGGCCCACGGTGGCCGCCCTGGTCCGGGAGGGGAGGGAGGAAGCCGTCCTCGAGGCCCTTGCCTCCTACGGGGGGGA